Proteins from one Rhizoctonia solani chromosome 5, complete sequence genomic window:
- a CDS encoding fusaric acid resistance-like protein, translated as MLEGGKSLSAKAICKLRHLGKFATSRKAIPVFKGVLAYIIAFILIFLRGFDDLSQVPITFTGTILIVIAGTPGKSVGACLTATFFAILGVCVGSLNFVILAHLGHEPVAQAVVFAVMVYLLALIKAQGLKYFGFSLLAILMSFNGIYTSMMLGTGFSSTYLKEYIKSYLWGSAIVLFVNLFVFPVSSERELRKLLVMSLEHVATYSHLLAKTYTLTLTDEERDARARLAQTIRADFGLLTMKMAETSAEINWSRWSMDDYLVFVAKTRAVQLALITSHTSISNIHSQNATLFKEYFLPSTLKPFQRMRRDIDMAIQEISEALGGSPARTTRPSECDTDSPPKDLEKSAVPGPTSISYPTTAGAEQDLRKRALLAGSSAARTATGNDTPAAAADEDEQDEIRERLRRVAARLAEEVANEGLSPAGGDKSLPTSTTTALSLSTKTATASDHSDADHKQDHGHGTKPARKCTCGPSAILNDFNAFRLKQQELLGAALVCGRLHGGSSRLRLYEERKSVAQEEGRDWVRGEAEMRKRRGATSRATSVKASEADREPSRPVSTVDFDLEEGIQDEEDDPKKVREDQMMTDTRQCLVRVYSLLYALNQFAHELSTFHEAVISRKTRPKRVHVHLFETLAGKVHKAERKRKERAQRPPISNRTSRSETGVMEIDNASQVEDRELCVREALAILEQQEYVPQNVNIWQKLERAKRLFESPTSIYAGKTAAATLIFAVLIWAPATRQWFINYGLTGGLITVVVALTPTLGQTLFTFVMQIAGSAVGYIMAIIVLEAFKDVGGYRFNPYGITCLVGLFAIPFQYLIYEKPMYFTLALLALNGTGVIVVTEWTVQQYQGRHNYDSPPYRAGKALSSLAVALAIVGTFQLVVLRNPARRQLRESTARIVYGLLGYNTILQAYVRATMPADPAFRAPQAALERVEHDLRHREMKLQTQLIEVMPLLMFANSEPQLAKPFRGDVVNKLLKSCRIILDRYREARAAIGTTPFDEYIIEEFISVLSPYRRRFTRTIKTSFYLFPLPHDIQGVTDWQADFIHDALVLSTRMARSETGANSVKSEEFSRYWYYLLTVSTIGEQLKEMEAACKELFGELEDHPRGDSPWGPKFPHYSRISEDSIDASFDAYIQRKESLSEASHDLMPLSVLETALAVGENMHKVGFHTGNKIFPVLMKTIRGYTDIHKGEILSHYYGLLCNKMLDPFLEELKPSMERVTVADRLAEKALGCMSKALYTEDLSNVADALGCSKKTGTAFVLEGGLGFRDVRFLVDVVWKSRKAIIPLRRDEILPGLPALVFVLCEMIIFSNAPKPTRPWGKLQDILLRCYLGDTSLPERAILRQLAIFLHHRIQEYKIPEDYVPVDQEDFCAIAGAWSDMLTPPLDLALAPVMLLDVSIIFFQWIFRLMANPRGNEGTLVAEWLAPAIMAGGFERLRLEIDRERDGPMALPRRGFTRNYAAELFGHSSVIGKSIQSSAVKDKFVQTLYELDFHELAGRVLLLVTREDVNQYTENEPDKLMHYIESLDRVSEALNDALPPHSPNLSESIFADWFKINSQMELYRSGILPSKTTLAVGENMHKVGFKSGDKIFPVLMSTIRKYTKLHKGGIFDRYYGFLCVRHLIRMVCIGALRQCKRLDKFLNGIEPDVPWQEATEELVANTLQSMIEVLCSENSVNVEHLLAMMSQSGHAFTIDGGLGYEDVEFLILMLWKDRKSLVPLRLCGLLPGLPAMLFVLCQMTVLSKSSIIHRPWLALEDIIFRCYIGETTNPEREILRQFCIYIESHVLNRYHAISLDYERVDKEDSRTVAEAYCTVFTPPMDLSLAPIIQLDVSMMLFRWVLDLLGWQAKGALAGEDLVPHIIKSAMARLTLEIDREWSGPMLDKRRAFTNRYAGEVFGYTSSLVLQKKISTHSVQQALVQMFVEGDFHELAGRVLMLVTRESSHSPPSFDELCMSFRQIGKAFDMLPSPSPEQLESIALTWRKIFLNLMYHHQSVLTHTHEDVIDEAVQSWDALRPSSIKRPPDVFECTNPRCAIRSTYAVRPEACIVCGECEEAMYCGRRCQQIHWSLESADAHWRHCRSPED; from the exons ATGCTTGAGGGCGGCAAGTCTTTGAGCGCaaaggccatatgcaagcTAAGGCATCTGGGGAAGTTTGCGACCAGTCGAAAGGCAATTCCAGTCTTCAAAG GCGTCTTGGCATATATCATTGCGTTTATTCTTATTTTTCTGAGAGG ATTCGACGATCTATCGCAAGTTCCAATTACATTCACTGGTACAATTCTCATTGTCATTGCTGGAACTCCAGGAAAA TCTGTTGGCGCATGTCTGACTGCGACCTTTTTCGCCATCCTTGGGGTCTGTGTTGGGtctctgaactttgtgattcTCGCCCATCTAGGACATGAGCCCGTTGCTCAGGCTGTAGTGTTTGCCGTTATGGTCTACTTACTGGCGTTGATCAAGGCGCAAGGGTTGAAATACTTTGGGTTCTCCTTACTTGCCATCCTTATGAGCTTCAATGGG ATCTACACATCCATGATGCTCGGTACTGGATTTAGCTCGACGTACCTCAAGGAATATATCAAGTCATATCT GTGGGGCTCGGCCATCGTCCTCTTCGTCAACCTCTTCGTCTTTCCTGTCTCTTCGGAACGGGAACTTCGCAAACTTCTCGTCATGTCCCTTGAGCATGTTGCTACTTACTCCCATTTACTCGCCAAGA CGTATACATTGACCCTGACCGATGAAGAACGCGACGCCCGGGCTCGGCTGGCACAAACTATCCGAGCCGATTTCGGCTTGCTGACGATGAAAATGGCTGAGACTTCGGCTGAAATCAATTGGTCTAGATGGAGTATGGATGATTATTTGGTATTTGTGGCAAAAACAAGAGCCGTTCAATTG GCACTAATCACCTCACACACATCCATATCTAATATCCACTCCCAAAATGCAACGCTATTCAAAGAATATTTCCTACCCTCTACGCTCAAGCCGTTTCAACGCATGCGACGGGACATTGATATGGCAATTCAAGAAATTAGCGAAGCGCTTGGCGGCTCTCCAGCCCGAACAACCAGGCCAAGTGAATGTGACACTGACTCTCCCCCTAAAGATCTCGAGAAATCGGCTGTTCCTGGCCCAACCAGCATATCATATCCTACTACAGCTGGGGCGGAACAGGACCTTCGCAAGCGGGCTCTCCTCGCTGGCTCGTCCGCCGCACGCACAGCTACAGGAAATGATACTCCAGCAGCAGCGGCTGACGAAGACGAACAAGATGAGATTAGAGAAAGACTCAGGAGGGTCGCGGCACGATTGGCAGAAGAAGTGGCCAACGAAGGTCTCAGTCCCGCGGGCGGCGATAAATCTTTGCCAACTAGTACAACGACAGCCCTGTCTCTTAGTACCAAAACTGCCACTGCTTCTGATCACTCAGACGCCGATCACAAACAAGATCACGGTCATGGGACCAAACCGGCTCGAAAATGTACATGTGGCCCCTCGGCAATTCTTAACGACTTCAATGCATTCCGGCTTAAACAGCAAGAGCTTCTAGGCGCTGCATTGGTTTGCGGGCGACTGCATGGAGGATCAAGTAGATTGAGATTATACGAAGAAAGGAAAAGCGTAGCACAGGAGGAAGGAAGAGATTGGGTAAGGGGCGAAGCGGAGATGCGTAAACGGCGGGGAGCTACGAGCAGAGCAACTAGTGTTAAGGCTTCTGAGGCGGACCGGGAACCAAGTCGACCTGTCAGTACCGTGGACTTtgatctggaagaaggcataCAGGATGAAGAAGACGATCCGAAGAAAGTGAGAGAGGATCAGATGATGACTGATACGAGGCAATGCCTGGTTCGCGTTTATTCACTTCTATATGCACTTAA CCAATTTGCCCACGAATTAAGCACATTCCATGAAGCAGTCATCTCACGAAAAACTCGTCCTAAACGGGTACACGTCCATCTATTTGAGACGTTGGCGGGGAAAGTGCACAAGGCTGAGCGGAAGCGAAAAGAGCGTGCGCAACGGCCCCCAATCTCCAACCGCACGTCAAGATCCGAGACCGGGGTCATGGAGATAGACAACGCGAGCCAAGTAGAAGATCGGGAGCTATGTGTTCGTGAGGCATTG GCGATACTCGAACAACAAGAATATGTCCCCCAAAATGTGAACATTTGGCAAAAACTGGAGCGCGCAAAACGGTTGTTTGAGAGCCCGACTAGCATATATGCGGGAAAGACAGCAGCTGCGACGTTGATTTTCGCCGTATTGATA TGGGCTCCAGCTACTCGACAATGGTTCATCAATTATGGGCTAACTGGAGGACTCATTACTGTTGTGGTGGCTCTTACCCCGACATTGG GCCAAACTCTGTTTACTTTCGTAATGCAAATCGCTGGCTCGGCAGTTGGATATATTATGGCGATCATTGTCCTAGAG GCATTCAAGGATGTTGGCGGGTACAGATTTAACCCCTATGGGATAACATGCTTGGTTGGGCTATTTGCTATCCCATTTCAGTACTTGATCTACGAGAAACCGATGTATT TCACCCTTGCCCTTCTCGCTCTCAACGGAACTGGGGTTATTGTGGTCACCGAATGGACAGTGCAGCAGTACCAAGGTCGACACAACTATGATTCCCCCCCATACCGCGCCG GCAAGGCACTCTCCTCCTTAGCAGTCGCTCTTGCGATAGTCGGAACCTTCCAATTGGTAGTACTCCGAAACCCAGCTCGCCGACAGCTCCGAGAATCAACGGCCCGAATTGTATATGGGCTTCTGGGTTATAACACGATTTTGCAGGCCTACGTTCGGGCGACTATGCCAGCTGACCCTGCGTTCCGCGCCCCCCAGGCTGCATTAGAGCGGGTTGAGCATGATTTGAGACACAGGGAGATGAAACTTCAGACACAATTGATCGAGGTAATGCCATTACTTAT GTTCGCGAATTCCGAGCCACAACTCGCAAAAC CCTTCCGAGGGGATGTTGTAAACAAGCTGTTGAAAAGCTGTCGTATTATCCTAG ACCGGTACCGCGAGGCGCGTGCAGCCATCGGAACCACACCGTTTGACGAATACATCATTGAAGAGTTTATATCAGTGCTATCTCCATATCGTCGTCGATTCACGCGAACTATCAAGACCAGCTTCTACTTG TTTCCTCTACCACACGATATTCAAGGGGTCACTGATTGGCAAGCCGATTTCATTCACGACGCACTGGTTTTATCTACTCGCATGGCACGTAGTGAGACCGGAGCGAACAGTGTCAAGAGCGAAGAGTTTTCGAG GTATTGGTACTACTTGCTAACGGTTTCGACTATCGGCGAACAACTCAAG GAAATGGAGGCAGCTTGTAAAGAGTTGTTTGGAGAGTTGGAGGATCATCCAAGA GGCGACTCACCATGGGGACCTAAGTTTCCTCATTATTCGAGAATTTCTGAAGATTCTATCGATGCTTCCTTTGATGCGTACATTCAACGCAAGGAATCTCTTAGTGAGGCATCGCACGATCTTATGCCACTCAGCGTCCTCGAAACGGCTCTTGCAGTTGGTGAGAATATGCACAAAGTTGGGTTCCACACCGGTAACAAGATATTTCCGGTATTGATGAAGACGATCCGGGGGTATACTGATATACACAAGGGTGAA ATACTCAGTCACTACTATGGACTACTCTGT AACAAGATGCTCGACCCGTTTTTAGAAGAATTAAAGCCGAGCATGGAGCGAGTCACTGTGGCCGACCGACTCGCCGAGAAAGCTCTGGGTTGTATGAGTAAAGCCCTTTATACCGAGGATTTATCAAATGTTGCAGATGCCCTTGGATGTAGCAAGAAGACAGGAACAGCGTTCGTCCTCGAAGGCGGCTTAGGCTTTCGGGATGTGAGGTTTCTTGTCGATGTGGTATGGAAGAGTCGCAAAGCAATTATTCCTCTCAGAAGAGACGAGATTTTGCCCGGTCTGCCGGCCCTGGTATTTGTCCTTTGCGAAATGATCATTTTCTCTAATGCTCCAAA GCCGACCCGACCATGGGGGAAATTACAAGATATTTTATTGCGTTGCTATCTCGGCGATACTTCCCTGCCTGAACGGGCTATCCTGCGCCAACTCGCCATATTTCTCCATCATCGGATTCAAGAGTACAAGATTCCAGAGGACTATGTACCAGTCGACCAAGAAGACTTTTGTGCGATAGCAGGGGCTTGGAGTGATATGTTGACTCCACCATTGGACTTGGCCCTAGCACCAGTCATGCTCTTGGATGTTTCGATTATTTTTTTTCAGTGGATCTTTCGTCTCATGGCAAATCCTCGTGGAAATGAGGGGACGCTGGTAGCGGAATGGCTGGCGCCTGCAATCATGGCGGGCGGCTTCGAACGGCTACGGCTAGAGATAGACCGAGAACGTGATGGTCCAATGGCACTTCCTAGGCGCGGCTTTACAAGAAATTACGCTGCCGAACTTTTTGGACATTCAAG CGTGATTGGTAAATCAATTCAGTCGTCCGCAGTCAAGGATAAATTTGTGCAAACCCTATACGAGCTTGATTTCCATGAGCTTGCTGGTCGCGTGTTGTTGCTTGTAACGCGGGAAGATG TCAATCAATATACTGAAAATGAGCCCGATAAACTGATGCATTATATTGAAAGCCTTGACCGGGTCAGCGAAGCATTGAACGATGCACTTCCACCCCATTCTCCTAATCTCTCCGAAAGTATATTTGCAGATTGGTTCAAAATCAATTCACAAATGGAACTTTATCGCTCTGGAATACTCCCCTCGAAG ACAACACTTGCTGTGGGCGAGAACATGCACAAGGTTGGATTTAAGAGCGGCGACAAGATCTTTCCCGTCTTGATGTCAACTATCCGCAAGTATACCAAATTGCACAAGGGAGGT ATATTCGACAGGTATTACGGGTTTTTATGTGTCAGACACCTCATTCGTATGGTTTGCATTGGTGCGCTGCGTCAGTGCAAGCGACTTGACAAGTTCTTGAATGGCATCGAACCGGACGTGCCATGGCAGGAAGCCACTGAGGAGCTTGTAGCGAACACCCTGCAATCGATGATCGAAGTGCTCTGCTCTGAAAACTCGGTCAACGTGGAACATTTGCTTGCTATGATGTCACAAAGCGGGCACGCGTTTACGATTGATGGTGGACTCGGCTATGAGGATGTCGAATTCTTGATTCTAATGCTGTGGAAAGATCGCAAATCGTTGGTACCACTACGGCTATGTGGACTACTGCCAGGCCTACCGGCTATGCTTTTTGTTCTGTGTCAAATGACTGTTTTATCCAAGAGCTCTAT AATTCATCGACCATGGCTCGCCCTAGAAGATATCATTTTCCGCTGCTATATAGGGGAGACCACGAATCCTGAACGTGAAATCTTGCGGCAATTCTGCATATACATCGAAAGTCATGTATTGAATCGGTATCACGCAATATCTCTCGATTACGAACGCGTTGACAAGGAAGATTCGCGCACAGTCGCCGAAGCGTACTGTACAGTTTTCACACCACCAATGGATCTCTCCCTTGCTCCTATTATCCAACTCGATGTATCTATGATGTTGTTTCGATGGGTACTTGATTTGCTAGGCTGGCAGGCGAAAGGGGCACTTGCTGGGGAAGACCTTGTACCTCACATAATCAAGAGCGCGATGGCCAGGTTAACTCTCGAGATCGACCGGGAATGGTCTGGACCAATGCTGGATAAAAGGCGAGCATTCACGAATCGTTATGCGGGCGAGGTCTTTGGATATACAAG CTCTCTTGTTCTCCAAAAAAAGATTTCTACGCACAGTGTGCAGCAAGCACTGGTGCAAATGTTTGTGGAGGGCGACTTTCATGAACTTGCCGGCCGAGTTTTGATGCTTGTCACGCGGGAATCCT CTCATTCACCCCCATCTTTCGATGAGCTCTGTATGTCTTTCAGACAGATTGGCAAGGCCTTTGATATGCTCCCTAGCCCTTCACCCGAACAACTAGAATCCATCGCACTCACATGGCGCAAGATTTTTCTCAACTTGATGTACCACCATCAGTCGGTGCTGACGCATACGCACGAAGATGTTATCGATGAGGCAGTGCAATCATGGGACGCCCTACGACCATCCAGTATCAAACGACCGCCCGATGTGTTCGAGTGTACGAACCCAAGATGTGCTATCCGTTCCACATATGCGGTTCGGCCAGAGGCATGTATTGTTTGCGGCGAGTGCGAGGAGGCAATGTACTGCGGTCGGAGGTGCCAACAAAT ACATTGGTCGCTTGAATCAGCAGATGCCCACTGGCGCCATTGTCGGTCACCAGAAGATTAG
- a CDS encoding short chain dehydrogenase, with translation MSRLSPVSTRVSLRAVDEVRSPVNEESHAVIHSGRVALITGAASGIGLAAAWELAAEGLKIVLADANAAKLDEAANALSAEYGEANILAIPTDVSKLDQVQALADRTLEAFGEVNLLMNNAGIGLSGSSTWSGREIWAKVLDVNLWGVINMLQVFTSSMIHQENPSLIINTGSKQGITSPPGNAAYNVSKAGVKVITENLSHELRTQGTKVTAHLFVPGWTFTGMTGDGKMTEKPPGAWTAKQCVQYMLSRVREGEFYIICPDNETSEDLDRLRIRWAADDLVERRPALSRWHPLYKPLFEEYIREGLHELNGGISSHIHSGARTPQYSREPSRTRNKGRERDIDRITSALHDNL, from the exons ATGTCTCGATTGTCTCCTGTTTCCACACGTGTGAGTCTGCGCGCTGTAGACGAGGTGCGTTCGCCCGTGAACGAAGAGAGCCATGCTGTCATCCACTCTGGCCGGGTCGCGCTTATCACGGGAGCTGCGAGTGGAATCGGACTTGCTGCCGCCTGGGAGCTTGCCGC AGAAGGCCTGAAAATCGTTCTGGCTGATGCCAACGCTGCGAAGCTCGATGAGGCCGCCAATGCACTGAGTGCCGAATACGGCGAAGCAAATATCCTTGCCATACCAACCGACGTGAGCAAGCTCGATCAGGTGCAGGCTCTGGCAGATCGCACGCTCGAGGCGTTCGGTGAG GTCAACCTTCTCATGAACAATGCCGGAATCGGCTTATCTGGGAGCTCGACTTGGTCGGGACGCGAGATATGGGCAAAGGTTCTTGATGTCAACCTTTGGGGC GTTATCAACATGCTCCAAGTCTTCACCAGTTCGATGATCCATCAG GAAAACCCTTCCCTTATCATCAATACTGGCTCTAAGCAGGGTATTACCAGTCCACC GGGCAATGCCGCATACAATGTCTCCAAGGCCGGGGTGAAAGTAATCACAGAAAATCTGTCCCACGAACTACGCACCCAAGGGACCAAAGTAACGGCGCATCTCTTTGT TCCCGGGTGGACGTTTACGGGTATGACCGGTGACGGCAAAATGACAGAAAAACCACCTGGTGCATGGACAGCGAAGCAATGTGTTCAGTATATGTTATCTCGCGTACGAGAAGGAGAATTCTACATTATTTGTCCCGACAACGAGACGAGCGAAGATCTAGACCGACTCCGAATCCGTTGGGCGGCTGATGATCTGGTCGAAAGGAGACCTGCCTTGAGCCG ATGGCATCCGCTTTACAAACCCCTATTCGAGGAATACATTAGGGAAGGACTTCACGAGCTTAACGGAGGTATTTCGTCGCATATCCATTCTGGAGCCCGGACTCCCCAGTATTCCCGTGAGCCCAGCCGAACACGCAACAAAGGCCGCGAACGGGATATTGACCGTATCACGAGCGCTTTGCACGATAATTTGTAG
- a CDS encoding carboxyphosphonoenolpyruvate phosphonomutase, giving the protein MVVQPIETFQREYTIPAHLRHTADEPLSTKASTRLRQMLARPGIVVAPGVCDGISARCALEAGFDCLYQSGAATTAAKLGMPDLAIATLPDFMYDRAGVAGLHIEDQVQTKRCGHLLGKQVVSTEEFVTRIRAAVQARDAIPGSDIVVIARTDSAQVLGMDEAIRRLQAAAAVGADVAFIEGVKTKELLEKTVKALHPTPVLVNVISGGLTPSFTTKEAEEMGAKIIIFSLVSCVAAAHGVREAMALLKKTGTDHTSARGMDPRKFFEVVGLDEVIEIDRRAGGTALSSI; this is encoded by the exons ATGGTCGTTCAACCCATTGAGACTTTCCAGCGCGAATACACTATCCCCGCCCACCTCCGCCACACCGCAGATGAGCCACTGTCTACCAAGGCCAGCACTCGTCTCCGCCAGATGCTCGCTCGTCCTGGCATCGTAGTTGCTCCGGGTGTTTGCGACGGCATCAGCGCCCGATGCGCTCTTGAGGCTGGTTTTGACTGCTTGTACCAGAG TGGTGCCGCTACCACTGCTGCCAAGCTCGGTATGCCCGACCTTGCCATCGCTACTCTCCCCGACTTT ATGTACGACCGAGCTGGCGTCGCTGGTCTCCACATCGAAGATCAg GTTCAAACCAAGCGCTGCGGACATTTGCTTGGCAAGCAAGTCGTCTCGACTGAGGAGTTTGTCACTCGTATCCGTGCAGCTGTCCAGGCTCGCGATGCCATCCCGGGAAGCGACATTGTGGTTATCGCCCGCACGGACTCGGCACAGGTGCTTGGTATGGACGAGGCCATCCGTCGTTTGCAGGCCGCTGCCGCTGTTGGCGCGGATGTTGCCTTTATCGAAGGTGTGAAGACCAAGGAACTCCTCGAGAAGACCGTCAAGGCTCTTCATCCCACACCC GTTCTTGTCAATGTCATCTCGGGTGGTCTGACTCCTTCCTTCACCACCAAGGAGGCGGAAGAAATGGGTGCCAAGATCATTATCTTCTCGCTTGTCTCTTGCGTCGCGGCCGCCCATGGTGTCCGTGAGGCCATGGCACTCCTCAAGAAGACCGGTACCGACCACACCTCTGCACGTGGAATGGACCCTCGCAAGTTCTTCGAAGTGGTCGGTCTCGATGAGGTGATCGAGATCGACAGGCGTGCGGGCGGTACCGCGCTCAGCTCCATCTGA